In Paenibacillus dendritiformis, the DNA window CATATGCTACTTCTTCATGTTCCGCGAGGATCGGCCGAACCGCACGGGCCGCTTCCGCCGCCGGCCTCGCACCGGCAGCGCTCCCGCCATATAAGCGGAGCGAATGCAAGCAACCGGAGCCGATGCCTCCGGTTGCTGCTTTTTGGCATGTGGCCCGTTCCCCCCGGCCTGCCTTGCCTGTCCCATCGCCTCAGGGGTCCCTATCGCCACTTCTCGGAACAACTCTCCTTTGTTTTTCTCTTAACCTCTCTTTTCAACGGCATCTTGTCTCTTACGGGCACGATCCCACCCGCTCAGATCCGTTCCGCCAGCTCTCATATCCTCTAAATCAGAGTTAGTAAGGATGACCCTGAACCAATGGAAGACTGAACAAAAGAGTTGCGCCCATTCCCTTTCCAGTTTCGCGTCCTTCGCTTCACCTTCACAACTTGTCTATCCGAGCGTACAGACGATTCTCTCCCTTGGGCAATCCAACTCCCCTTTTTGATGGAAACCTGAACAATGGGGATAATGGCCATAAGGACAGACAGACACCCTTGTCCGCTCTGCTCTCGAAGTTCGGCATATCCCCGCATATTTCACTTATCCACTTCTCTTTCCGGTTATCTAGCCGGGGCATCCCGCAAGCCCCGTTATCCTCATTCTGCCGTGCTGTGGATAACCGCATTCGACCGTCACGACAGTCTTATCCACATGTGGACAACCTTCCTTCGGTTCACTTATCCCGCTTATCCACAGCGATGCTCACAAAAAAACAAGGGCCGCCGACCTTCCGGTTCAGCGCCCTTGCTCTTCCGTGCTGCGCACGCTACTCTTTCTTCTGCTGTCCTTCACACGATAAGAAATTTGGCCTCCCGATCGCAATTCATGCAGCATTTGACCGGCTTCTCCCAATCACTGAATTCGACCTCGTCCAAATTGACCAGATCGGGAGCATCCTCATACTCATCTACGAATTTATCGATTGCCAATTCTACGTGTTCTTTACAGACGACATACATGCATGTTTCCCTCTTTCTTGCCTAACCTGCTGTCAGTATTGGAAAAGTCATTGCTCCGGTTCCGGCGCTCCCCAACGAATGCGAAACGCCGCGGATATGCACCGTTCTCTTGTCATTGTGTCCCGATTAGTCCGGCTTATCCGCCAAGATCACCTTTACCGTCATCAGCACGCCGTCGCGATAGAAATGAACATCCATGCTATCGCCGATATGCTTCTTCTCATACAAATATTTGCGCAGCTCCAGGGTCGAGCCGATCTCCTGCTTATCGAACCGGACGATAACGTCGTTCAGCTTCAAGCCGGCCTGCTTGGCGGGGCCTGATGATTCCAGGACGATAACGCCCTCTCTCACGTCCTTCGGAAGGCGGATGTCCTCGCGCTGTTCCTCGGTAATCGGCGCGTACGGATTGTTCACATCGACCGTATAGACGCCGAGATACGGCCGCACGACCTTACCGTCCTCCATAATCTGTTCGACTGTCTCCATCACTTCATTGATCGGAATCGCGAAGCCCAATCCTTCCACGCCCGTAGTCGCGATCTTCATCGTATTGATGCCAATCACTTGGCCGTCAAGATTGACAAGCGCCCCGCCGCTGTTGCCCTCATTGATCGCGGCATCGGTCTGAATCACCGTCTGCTCCCAGTCGTATACCCCGTCCTGGTTCAGCGACACCGGAATCAGCCGGTTCGTATACCCGACGATCCCGGCCGTGAGCGACCCGCCGAAGCCGAGCGGATTGCCGAGGGCAATGACCGTCTCCCCGCGCCGAATCGCGCGGGAATCGCCAATCTCAGCGACCGCTGTCACGCCGGCGGCGTCAATCCGGACCACCGCGACATCCATGACGCGGTCCTTGCCGACAAGCTCGGCGTTCTTGCGCTGTCCGTTGTCCAGCACGACCTCCAATTCGTCCGCGCCTTGAACGACGTGCTCGTTCGTCAGCACATACGCCTTGCCCCCGTCCTTCTTGAAAATGACCCCGGAGCCGAGATTCATATCCTGCGCCGCACCGTTTTCATCGCCAATCTGCTTCTGCTTGTTGACCATGCTGACCACGGCCGGACTGACCTTGTCCGCAGCCTGGACGATCCGCTCGTACGGATCGTTCGCCATCGCATTGCCCGCCACCGCCACGGCGGGAGAGCCGGCCTCTCCGGATCCGGTAATCCAGCTGAACAGGATGACGGCGACGAACGCGCTGATAATCGAGCTGACGACGGCGACCTGCACCGTCGACCACTTGCCGCTTCCTGACCGTCTAATCCGCTTCCAGCCTTCACGGGGAGCCTTGGTACGCCGGTACCATCTGCGCTCGATCCGCCTTCTCACCTTCGGTGAGAAAAAATCATCCTCAAACAAGCTCATCCGAACCCACTCCCCTCAACCCGGGCTCTCGCCACGTTCGGCTGCTGCTCCGACTCTCTGCATCCTATTACCCATTACACAGGAATGCCAGGCTTTCAAACGGTCAACACTATATATGAGATGCCTGCAGCGGACAGTTCATGCGTCAGGCATGTCATCATTTCGTTTCCTCGTACATATTCTATCATACATCGTTCTCGTTGAGAGAAAAGAGACGGCATTGTAACTCTTTACCATCCTATTCCGTTATGAAGGAGGAAATGCACATGAAAACAGCCTCTTCCGCTTGGTCGGACGTCAATATTGTGGGGCAACTTGCCGACTTGAAGGAAGACCAATACCGCCTTACGCTTGCCTTGTCCACCTTAATGGAGCTGCTGGTCGAGAAAGGGCTCATCACCGATGAGGACATCGCGCGCAAAGCGCATGAAGTCGATCGATGGCTTACCGACGAACCGGAGACTTCTCGCTGACCTTATCCCATGCCGTGGGACGGTCATAATACGTATCTTTCAACTGGAACTCGCTCTCTTTGAAAAAATGGCCCTTGCTTTCCATCACGTCCTGCACCGTCATCCGGGCCAAGTCCTGCATATTGTGATCCAGGCTCAGATGCGCCAAATATGTACGGCGCGTGTTGCCGGTGACGACCTCGCACAACGCCTCGCCCGCCGCATCGTTCGACAAATGGCCCAGATCGCTCAAAATGCGGCGCTTGATGTTCCATGGATAACGCCCGACGCGGAGCATCTCGACGTCATGATTCGACTCCATGACGAGCACATCGGAGTCGGCGATCGCGTCACGGACCTTATCGCTCATGTAACCCAAGTCGGTCGCAACCGACAGCTTCGTCTCCCCCTCGAAAAAGCGGTATGCTACCGGCTCGGCCGCATCATGCGAGATGCCGAACGACTCCACGCGCAGATCGCCGAAGTCGCGGGCTTCGCCGGTCTGCATGACGATGCGGTTCTCCTCCGCGATATTGCCGACATGCTTCTCCAGCGCGGCCCACGTGTTCTCGTTGGCATAGATGGGCAAATCGTATTTCCGCGCAAACGCGCCCAATCCTTTAATATGATCCGAATGCTCGTGCGTGACGAAAATCGCGTCGATCTGCTTGCCGGAGAGTCCCTGCTCCTCCAGCAACTGCTCGGTCCGCTTGCAGCTCAGACCGACGTCGATCATCACCGTCGCGTCATCATTTTGAATCACGGTCGCATTCCCCGTCGAACCGCTTGACAACACTGAAAATCGTAAACTCATTTCTCGCTCTCCTTCTTTCCCGCTTCCGAACTGTCCACCGCTCCATTGATCGCATTTACGTAGTACACCTCGCCATTTTCGAGCAAAATCCGCCAGGAAGGAGCCGCTACCTGCGTATCTGCATCGAAAAGCTGGCCGTGATAGCCCAACTGGATATCCTTCACGATCGAGCCGGGCGCCAGCACGTTGTCGATCACGCTCTGCAGCGCTTTGGTGGCGGACAAAATTTTCTGCTCCTGATTGACCTTCGGCTCGATCAATTCCACATATTGCTGACGGTAGGCCGTAATCTTCTGGCTGCGGGTGCTCAGCTCAAGCGTTACTTCGAATATCGGCAGCCCATTCGCCAGCCGCTGGTGCAGCAGGAAGGTGTCGACGCTTCCGCTGAACGAATCATAGCGATACATTTCAATATGGGGAATCTCTCCTTGCAGCCCGCGCACCAGATCCTTCTCCGAGAAAATGATGGTGCTGTCCTGCGGATTCTCCAGCGGCACCGGATCCGGATCGCGCCGGACGAACCGGTACGTAATTTCGCGCAGCGCCGGGGTTTCCGCCGGTATTTTAGCCGTAACCTGAATTCTCTTCACGTCCATCATCTGGCGGGTCTCTTCAGACAGCGACGTCCAGTCCAGATCGGAATGGAGCTGCTCGCGAATATCCTGCCACAGCTGGTAGCCGAGCACAATATTCAGCAGCAGGAACGCGTATATCAAAATATTTTTGGCCCGACTCCAATCCATGCCGATCCTCCTTTGCGCTTCATGATCCCGGTTCCATCGAGCGGAAGTCGCCCTATTGCAGCAGCGTCGTCGAACCGTCGTTGAACTTCACCTGCCACGTAGGGATCAAGTGAATCGTCTCCTTGCTGTAATGCGGCACGTAGACGGGATCGACGCTGACGATCTCATTCAGCCGCCCGAGAGCCTTCAGCTTGTTCAGCAAGTCGTCGCCCGCCGGAAGCTTGCGTATCTCTTTCTCGGCAGACCGATTGAAGAGCTGAATGAGCGAGCGCTCGTAATTGGTAACCGTTCCTTGCTGAATCGCCACCTGCATATAGCCGAAATGGAAATCCGGCGTGCTGACGACCGGGTATGAGCCCCAATACTGCTCGAACCGCATGACGACTCCGCGTTCATTCGCGCCGCCGTACAATCCCGACTGTCTTTCGTTCGGACCTGGCAGCGTGAAGCGGTATTTCCCGTTCCACCCGCCATGCTGGTTGATGAAGCGGACCGCTGATGTCGCATCCGCCGCGACATCCTGCTTCCCTTCCGTCATCACCGCCGGATCGGAATAGATAATCCAGTGCTCTCCCCGGTTGATCTCCAGCCCCCGCTTGGCGTCGGTATAAATTTCAGAGTTGCCGGCGACGATATTTTTCGTCAAGGCAGGATCGAAGAACAGGCTGCGCTGCATCTGCTCCACCGTAATCCGCTCGTACGGCAGCTCCACCTCCACCGCCTCCAGCGGTTCCTCCGGCAGATAGAACATGCCGCCGACCAAGCGGTACGGCGTCCAGGTGCGGCCGAATTCGACCTGCTGGGTGACATCCTGCACAGTAAGATTGGCGCGTGTCGATTCATAGACCGCGTCTCCCTTCGCATTGAAGAAGTACACCCTCACCTCGTTCGACTCCGGATTGGCATACAGCCACATCCGCTTGATGGTCTCTTCCATGAAGGTGGTATCATCCCCAAGCGGGAAGACCCGCTGCAGCAGCTTCGCCGGAACCGGCGAGTTGAACCTCAGCTCGATTCCTTCGTTCTGCTTCCGGACTCGCTCCCAATCGACCGATGAGACCGGACGGTATTGGAAGCCGTCATACGTCCGGCCCTGCAGACGCTTCATGATAATATTGTAGAACGTTGTCCCCGGATACAGCATCGTATGCTTGTCTCCTCCCAGATGAAGAATCATCTGTTCCGGGAAGACGAGGTTTTCCAGCCGTTCCTCCGGTCCGAGCGGCTCCGTTTTGATATAATCGCTGGACGTCTTCTTCTCGAAATTGTAATTCGGCATGCTATACATCAGGAAGAAGCTCTGGAGTAGGCTAAGCAGCACAAGCACAGTGAGCAATATCGTCTTCAGCCGCTCAATCATACACTTGGGTCACTCCCTTCGGCCGAGACCGGAAGGGTGAAGGCCACCTTGGTGCCTTCATTCCATTCCGACTCGATTCGGATATCCCCGCCATGCGCCCGCACAATTTCCCGGGCAATGGACAACCCCAGACCGGTTCCTCCCATATTTCTCGATCGCGCCTTGTCGACACGGTAGAAGCGTTCGAAAATACGCTCCAGATCCTTTTGCGGAATGCCGATCCCGTTATCGCTGACGTTCACCTCAACATTCGGCCTGCCTTCCCGGAATACGGCGGACAAGGTGACCTCGCCGCCATCCGGCGTATATTTCAACGCATTCGACACAAGATTGTCGAGCAGTTGATCAATCTGATCGCGGTCGATGACGACCGGAATATTGGTTCCCTCGACCGAGGCCTTGGCTGTAATCCGCTTCTTGCGGAACTGGAAGGAGAAGCGGTCCAGCACATCCTCCAGCATCTCGGCAATGTCGGTCGGCTGCTTGCGCATAATCGCCTGCTTCGAATCAAGCCGCGACAGATGAAGCAGATCCGTCACGAGCCGGATCATTCGTTCGGTCTCATTGCGGATAACGCCGACGAAGCGACCGGACAGCTCCTTCTCCTCCAGGGCGCCGTCCTCCAGCGCCTCCGCATAGCTCTTGATCGTCGTGAGCGGCGTGCGCAGCTCATGCGACACATTCGCGACGAATTCGCGGCGCGATTGCTCCAGCTTCTCCTGCTCGGTCACATCCTGCAGGACGACAATCGAGCCGGTCATGCCTTCGCCGCGGCGGTGAATCGGGGTGAACGTGACGCGCAGCACCGTCTCGCCTCCAGGTTCCGCCGCATCGCCAGCCCCGCGCGCCGGGAGCAGCATCCCGTTGTTCTCCCCGCTGACGAGCTGCTCGACCTGCCGATCCGGAATGCTGAGCAGCCCGGCGATCGACCGGCCCAAGGCATCCGCCTCCCGAATTCCCAGCATGAGGCAAGCCCGGCGATTGACGAGTATGACTTGTCCCGCTTCGTCCGTCGCGATAACGCCGTCGCTCATATTGGTCAGGATGGAAGCCAGCTTTTCCTTCTCTTCCTCATTCGCATTGAGCGCTTCCTGGAGCCGCCGCGTCATATAATTAAACGCCTCGCTCAGCTGTCCGATCTCGTCCGTGCCGAGCACCGGAACTTCGCCATCGAAGTTCCCCTCGGCCACCTTCGTCGCCTGCTTCGTGATCTCCTTGATCGGCTGCGTAATCGTATGGGCGAGAATGATGCCCAGCACCGCCGTCAGGCCGAGCGCGATCGCCATCCCCGAGAAGAAGATGCGGTTGATTCCGTTGATCGTCTCGTAGAGCTCCTTCATCGAGGCGACGATATACAAGGCCCCGACCAGCTTCCCGTTCGAGTAGACGGGCTGGGCCACAATCTGCTTGCGCACGTTCTTGTCATCGATGATAACTTCCTCGTTATAACTGATGCCCTGCAGCGCACGGTTTACGACCGGCTCCGTATTTTTGCGTCCGACATATTCCGTGCTCGTCTGCGAGGAGGTCGTCAATACCCGGCCCGTCGCATCCAGCACCTGAATCTCCATCCCGTTCATATTGATGAAGTTGCGAACGAACCGATCGATCTCTTTAATCGTGTTCGGATTGTCTACCGTCTCATCGCCCTTCAACGTCTGGCCCGTATAATGAGACAGCAGTCCTGCCGTATTGCGCAGATCCCGGGAGAAGTTCAGCGTCAATGAATTCTTCATCGAGCTGACAAAGTATACACCGATTAATTGCATCGCGATCAGAATGAGCAATACGTAAATAATGATCAGCTTCGCTTGAATCGTGCGAAAAAACCGGCCGATCCCCCGCTTCATTTAGAAGCCCCCGTTACGCGGGTTGCGCATCATATAACCGAGGCCCCGCCGCGTAATGATGTACTCCGGCTTGCTCGGATCATCCTCGATCTTCTCGCGAAGACGGCGAATCGTCACGTCCACCGTTCGGACATCGCCGAAATATTCATACCCCCATACCGCCTGCAGCAGATGCTCCCGAGTCATGACCTTGCCTGCATTTCGAACCAGATAATGAAGCAGCTCGTACTCCCGGTGGGTCAGATCGAGCATTTCCTTGTTCTTGTACACGACATACATGTCGGTGTCAATCAGCAGCTCATGCAGCCGCAAGCCGTGCTTCTCGCCGTTATCCGCATTCTGCCCGTCCGACGCCGCTTGGGCGGACGCCTTGTTCTGCCGCCGCAGGTGCGCCTTCACCCGCGCCAGCATCTCGCGCGTGCTGAACGGCTTCGTTACATAATCATCCGCGCCCATCTCCAGCCCGAGCACCTTGTCCAGCTCGGTATCCTTTGCCGTCAGCATAATGATCGGCATATGAAGATGCTGTCTGATCTCCCGGCATACATCCATTCCGTCCTTCACCGGCAGCATCAGATCGAGCAGAATCAGGTCCGGCTTCTCCGACAGCGCGAGCTCGACCGCCGCGCCGCCATCGAAGGCGCAGATGACCTCGTATCCTTCCTTTTCCAGATTGAATTTGAGAATATCCGCTATCGGCTGCTCATCATCCACCACGAGAATTTTGCCGTGCATGAAGCCACACCTCTCTCTATCTTGAAAATGTCCCCTATTATGATTCGGTTCCGACTTGTCAGGAATCGATAGAATCAGTTCATACGATCCGTGCCCCTCTATATTACCATATTTGCCGCCCCATCCCGAATGTCAACCCCGGATTGGACAAATTTAATAAATTCTTCTCCCCTTCCCGCCTTCCTTCCGTTACTTCCAGGGATGCATCAAAAAGAGGCGGGATCATTCTCCCGCCTCGGTATCGGTTAAAGATACGGTTTCAAGCAACCTCCGGGTGCTGAAAACCGGCCTTTTTAAGTCTGAATTTATAAGTATTTTAAAGGATTCTTGACTTCATCGTTCACATGAATCTCAAAATGCAGATGCGTGCCCGTCGAATTGCCCGTATTGCCCATCACGCCAATGTCTTGTCCCTTCTCGACAATATCGCCGACTTTGACGTTAATCGAGTTGAGATGGCCGTACAACGTCTTGTACCCATTATTATGGTCGACGATGATGGCATTGCCATAGCCGCTCTTCTGGCCGGCAAAAATAACGACGCCTTCGTCCGCGGCCAGGATCGAGCGGTCGGACGATACAAGATCGATGCCTTTATGCGTCCGGCCCCAGCGGCTTCCGAAGCCGCTGGTCAGCGTAGCTCCGTTGACCGGCCAATCGAAGGTGCCTGTCCCTTCGCCGCGCACCACCTTCGTTCCGCGCAAAATAATCTCCGGCACGGAAGGCTCGATCACCTCTTGCTCAATCCACTCTTCATGAGTCAGCTTGCCGTTATCCTTCGTCAGGCGGTACGACATCCGCTTCAGCCCCTGCTTGCCCTTGCGCACGACCTTCGATTCGCCGGCGCGCATATCCGGATCTTCCTTGATGATCCGCTGCGGCTCCGTCACCAAGTATTCGCTATACGCTTCTACGGTCTTCACGGTAATCATCGGCTTCGCATCGGTCAGATCCAGCTCTTGTCCCGGCTTCAGCACTTCTTCCCCGACGTTAGGATTGTTGCGGTAGATGGTTTCCAACGGCACATTCTGCTTTTTGGCGATCGAAGAGAGCGTATCTCCCTCCTTCACCGTATACTGGACCGGCTTGGTGACGCCGGTCGTCAGCATTCGGAGCGCCTCCTCGGGCTGCAGCACCTGCTGCGGGTCGGTATTGCTCTCCACCATACTTACCCGCTCGCGGAACTCGACCGATTCCACCCGTGACATCGCCTTCGTGGCATTCGCGGAACGAACCGGCGCGGACAGCACCTTGACCTCCTTGGCCGATTTGCCTGTGCCCGCCTTGCCGGAATACTTCGACTTAATCTGGGCAAGAATCTTCTCCGCCGTCGCTTCATCCTTCACGATGCCGATGCTCTTGCCGTTGACCTTGAGCTGGACGCCAGCCGCATACGGCTTCAACGTGCGATCCAGCTTGGCGATCGTCTCGGCCGTCGCCGGTTTCGCCTTGAAGCCGGAATCCGGCTCTGTACGGATATGCTTCGTGTCGAGCTGAATATGGGCGTTCGGATATTTTCCCTGCTCTTCCTGCTGCTTCTTCGCATAGAACGACTCCAGCTCGTCCAGACTGGAAATCGTTCCTACCCATTCATTATTGTTATATACGTGAAAATACGCTACCGTATTGGCATGAACATAAGCGGTTCCGCCCCAGATCGATGCAGCGATAAGCGCTGCGCCCCCCAGTGTCAGACCAAGTTGCTTCCGGTGAACAGCGATCCACTGTTGAGCGGATTCCGGCATCATCCGACGCCACGCTGCCTTCCATTGTTGCCACCGGCTGCCTGAGACCGAATTCTTCTCATCCTTCCGGTGATCGCTATCGTAACGTTCCATGTCAGTCTCCTTTTGCTTCACATCTGATATCAAGACTTCTGCGCCGATTACAACGGGAATTCGAATGGTGGCCATGGATGCCTGTACGCAACGTACCGGCAAGGCTCGATTCCCTGTATCCGTATCCATTCTGTCTCTGCATCATCCTGCGGACCCCGACAAATGGTTAAAGTTTTGTCATCTTTTTTCCACCTTTTATACTGTAACATAGGTCGGAAGAACAATGCAACTGACGAAAAAAATGGGCAAAAATAAGGAGATTTTCGGTTTTTTCGTTCCATTCTCGTTCAAAATTCGTGATCCAACGCGAATATGGCGCACCTGCTATGCAAGATGCGCCATATCCGCGTTTTTTATTCATCATAGGCAAAGCGGCAGACCAGGAATATAACCGGCGAAGGGTTATGGCGTCCCCGTTCCTTCCGGAGCGCTCGCTTCGCCATTGGCCTCGGATGGTCCGTTCGGCTCCTCCGCCTTGTCCGGCTTGCCCTTCAACCATTCGAGCATCTGCCCGTATTCTTCGTCATTCAAATACTTCGCCAAAATCTGCTCGGCTTCCGTCAGCTCCGCCGCCGTCAAGCCGTCCTCCATCAAGGTGGACAGCCGCTGCATCTCCTCCTGGGGCAGCTTCTTCATCAAAGTGGCGAATAGCTGCTCCTTGTTGGACGCCGGAATCTCTTCTTTATTGCGGGACAGCGCATCCGGAGAGATGACGACCCGCTCCCGCTCCGCGGCGTCGCCGGAAGAGATTCCGCCCATCACAGGCAGCGCCCCGTCGCCAGGCTCCTCCTTCGGCGGATCGGATGCTTTTTTGCCCGCTGCGGGCGCTTGCGGACTCTGCGGCGTCAGCTTGCTCTTGTCCGGCTGTGCCGCCTTGCCTCCGCTTCCGAACAGTTCCCCCCACATCGACGTGAGCGTGAGAGCAGGCCGCTCTATCGGAATCTGAAATGTATTCAAGGCCGATTGAATATAGCGATCGACGACGACCGCGGTCGTCGCTATCGTAATAAAGCCGGATAACACGCTGACCGTCACGATGATGGCGATCAGGCGGATAATGCGTAGCGTCATGCGCATAATGAAGCCTCCCAGCCGCTATCCGTCCATCTAGCAATGAAAGAGAGAACGGATAGAGTTGCAATTGTATTACTGCTTAGTATGCCCAATTATGCGCAAAAAAAACCGGCCGTCCCTCGCGGGAACAACCGGCTCACAACCCTTGTCTTCATCTATTAGCGATAGATCGGACGAACCTGGTTCGTCTGCTCGCGATTGCGTCCGACCGAGAAGATCGAGATCGGAATGCCTGTAAGCTCGGATACCCGCTTCACATAGTTGCGGGTGCTCTCCGGCAGTTCTTCCATCGTCTTGCATTGCGAAATGTCTTCGGTCCAGCCTGGCATTTCCTCGTAGATAGCTTCACATTCTGCGAGCATGTTCAAGTTCGCCGGATAGTGCTCAATCACCTGATCGCGGTATTTGTAAGCCGTGCAGATTTTGACCGTCTTCAATCCGGTCAGCACGTCCAGCGAGTTCAGGGACAATCCGGTAATGCCGCTTACCCGGCGCGCATGGCGCACGACGACGCTGTCGAACCAGCCGACGCGGCGCGGGCGGCCCGTAACGGTGCCGTACTCATGGCCCGCTTCGCGGATGAAGTCTCCGGTCTCGCAATTCAGCTCCGTCGGGAACGGGCCGTCGCCTACGCGTGTCGTATAAGCCTTGGCGACGCCGATAACCTCTTCGATCTTGGATGGTCCCACGCCCGAACCGATGCAGACCCCTCCTGCCGTCGGATTCGAAGACGTAACGAACGGATAGGTGCCTTGGTCGATATCGAGCATGACGCCTTGCGCCCCTTCGAACAGCACCTTTTGGCCGGCATCGATCGCGTCGTTCAACACGACGGACGTGTCGACGACATACTTGCGGATCGCATCCGTATATTGCAGATATTCGTTCAGCGTCGCTTCAATATCCAGTTCTTCGCCGCCATACATCCGGATCAATTCATTCTTTTCTTTGGCAAGATGGCGGAACTTCTGTTCGAATACGTCCTTGTCGAGCAAGTCGACGATCCGAATGCCGTTGCGCGCCGCTTTGTCCATATAGGCAGGGCCGATCCCTTTGCGGGTCGTCCCGATTTTGTTCGGTCCTTTACGCTCTTCCTCCAACCCGTCCAGCACCATATGATATGGCATAATGACATGTGCCCGATCGCTGATGCGGAGATTGTCGGTCGAGAAGCCATTATCGTGAATATATCCAATTTCTTCGATTAACGCCTTTGGATTGACTACCATGCCGTTTCCAATGACACAGATTTTGTCCTTGTAGAAGATGCCGGATGGTATCAGGCTCAGCTTATACTTTTTATTATTGATTAGGATCGTGTGCCCCGCATTGTTACCGCCTTGATATCGCGCCACTACATCTGCGCTTTCGGCGAGGAAATCGGTGATTTTCCCTTTTCCCTCGTCACCCCATTGGGTTCCTACGACGACTACTGTAGACATTTTCATACCCCCGTCGGGTGTTCACACACCAATATTCGCTGCATTCTTCCGAAGGCAGCATTTTAAGTGTATCAGCGTTGGAAGACGAAGTCAATAAAAAAGCGAACGTTACGTACCGCCCATATAGCAATGTTCGGAAAAGTAACGCTCGCACGCTATGAATCCCATTAAATGTCTATCCTGCAGGCATTTCCTGATGATTGCGCTCGTAGCTTACGAATTTATTGAAATTTTTGAGGAAGACGAGCTCGACAGTTCCGACCGGGCCGTTCCGCTGCTTGGCGATAATGATCTCGATGATGTTCTTCTTCTCGGTATCCTGATTGTAATAGTCATCGCGGTACAGGAACGCGACGATATCGGCATCCTGCTCGATCG includes these proteins:
- a CDS encoding peptidoglycan DD-metalloendopeptidase family protein, with product MERYDSDHRKDEKNSVSGSRWQQWKAAWRRMMPESAQQWIAVHRKQLGLTLGGAALIAASIWGGTAYVHANTVAYFHVYNNNEWVGTISSLDELESFYAKKQQEEQGKYPNAHIQLDTKHIRTEPDSGFKAKPATAETIAKLDRTLKPYAAGVQLKVNGKSIGIVKDEATAEKILAQIKSKYSGKAGTGKSAKEVKVLSAPVRSANATKAMSRVESVEFRERVSMVESNTDPQQVLQPEEALRMLTTGVTKPVQYTVKEGDTLSSIAKKQNVPLETIYRNNPNVGEEVLKPGQELDLTDAKPMITVKTVEAYSEYLVTEPQRIIKEDPDMRAGESKVVRKGKQGLKRMSYRLTKDNGKLTHEEWIEQEVIEPSVPEIILRGTKVVRGEGTGTFDWPVNGATLTSGFGSRWGRTHKGIDLVSSDRSILAADEGVVIFAGQKSGYGNAIIVDHNNGYKTLYGHLNSINVKVGDIVEKGQDIGVMGNTGNSTGTHLHFEIHVNDEVKNPLKYL
- a CDS encoding spore coat protein; amino-acid sequence: MRMTLRIIRLIAIIVTVSVLSGFITIATTAVVVDRYIQSALNTFQIPIERPALTLTSMWGELFGSGGKAAQPDKSKLTPQSPQAPAAGKKASDPPKEEPGDGALPVMGGISSGDAAERERVVISPDALSRNKEEIPASNKEQLFATLMKKLPQEEMQRLSTLMEDGLTAAELTEAEQILAKYLNDEEYGQMLEWLKGKPDKAEEPNGPSEANGEASAPEGTGTP
- a CDS encoding adenylosuccinate synthase; protein product: MSTVVVVGTQWGDEGKGKITDFLAESADVVARYQGGNNAGHTILINNKKYKLSLIPSGIFYKDKICVIGNGMVVNPKALIEEIGYIHDNGFSTDNLRISDRAHVIMPYHMVLDGLEEERKGPNKIGTTRKGIGPAYMDKAARNGIRIVDLLDKDVFEQKFRHLAKEKNELIRMYGGEELDIEATLNEYLQYTDAIRKYVVDTSVVLNDAIDAGQKVLFEGAQGVMLDIDQGTYPFVTSSNPTAGGVCIGSGVGPSKIEEVIGVAKAYTTRVGDGPFPTELNCETGDFIREAGHEYGTVTGRPRRVGWFDSVVVRHARRVSGITGLSLNSLDVLTGLKTVKICTAYKYRDQVIEHYPANLNMLAECEAIYEEMPGWTEDISQCKTMEELPESTRNYVKRVSELTGIPISIFSVGRNREQTNQVRPIYR